The stretch of DNA ACGCAAAGAGCCCCCGACCATGGTGATCAACCCGGATCGCCACCGGATGGGCACAAATATGTTGTTCTTAAATCCGGCAGGTCTGATCAACTTTTCTTTCGGCACCGATTCTTTTGAACGCCATTGCGGATTGGCCCGGCAACAAGGTGCAGAGGTGGTTGTTTATGAAAATCCACGCATCGCTTTAGACTTGGATGTTCCGGAGGATTATGAAATCCTCCAATCGAGCAGTGTTTTACCAGTACTACAGTAAATGGTCAATAAACTAGTGGAAAAGGAAAAAAAATGACAATCGAAAGAGTAGCCCTGTATTTACAAGATGCCCATGACCTACGAGATGGATTGGATTTCGTAAAATATGCTGAAGAGCGAGGCTTTGAGGCGGTTTGGCAGGCTGAAAGCCGCCTGGTTCGAGATGCCATCGTACCGATGGCTGCCTATGCTGCAGTTACCGAAGAAATCAAGGTTGGGTCTGGCGTCATCAACAACTGGACCCGTAATATCGGTTTGCTCGCGGCGACATTCCTCACGCTGGATGACCTGGCGCCGAACCGGATTATTTGCGGTATTGGCGCCTGGTGGGATCCACTGGCAAAGAATGTGGGCATCTTACGTAAAAGCCCAATGACGGCAATGGAAGAGACCGTCACCGTCTTGCGACGCCTGTTGAACATGGAACGCGTGTCGTTTGACGGCGAATATGTGCATGTCAGCGGGATTGAACTGGATGTGGTGCATGGTCGTCGTGAGCCCCGGAATGTCCCGATTATGATCGGGGCAACCGGTCCGAAGATGATGGAATTGACTGGGAAAATTGCAGACGGTGCCGTTTTAAATTACTGCGTGCCGCCAGAATATAATGAACAGGCGATTGACGAGCTGAAGAAGGGCTTGAAAGCATCGGGACGGACTTTGGATGATCTGGATCGCCCACAACTGGTTGTGTGCTCTGTCGACGAGGATCGCGAGAAAGCCATTGACACCAGCCGTGAACTGCTGACGCAATACCTGGCACAACAACCGCATATTGCGAAGGCTTCCGGTGTTTCGATGGATATTGTGCACGAGATCCAGTCGATTCTTGGCTGGCCTGCCACGCATGAGCAAATCCAGCAAGCCAAGCATCTAGTACCGGATGAGTTGATCCATCGTATTACAGCCAGCGGCACCCCTGATGAAGCACGCGTCAAAGTGCAGGAATATATTAATAACGGTGCGACCTGCCCGATCCTCTACCCTGTTGGCGGCAATGTAAAGGTTTTGATTGACACCTTTGCAACGAAATGAAATTAACTGAAAAACAACCTGGTTCAAAATCTTGTTTTGTGTGCGGCAGGGAAAACCTGGCTGGACTCAAACTTGAGTTTTATATGATTGAACCCGGGAAGGTTTGTTCGTATTTTAACTTACATGAGCATTATGAGGGCTATCCCGGGGCGATCCACGGTGGCATCATCGCTGCCATCCTGGATGAATGTGGCGGTCGAGCTCAAATGATCGAGCCAAACCGGTTTATTGTTACCGCTCAATTATGTGTCCGTTATCGCCGACCGGTTCCATCGCGAACCGACCTGGTCGTCTACGGAGTAGCAGGTGAGCGCCGAGGACGGGTATCCTTTGCGAGCAGCGAAATCCAGAGTATGGATGGAAAGATTCTGGCTGATGCTGAATTGGTGCTGATGGACATTCCTGAATCGCAGTTTACGGATGTGGATCTGGAAGCAATGGGTTGGCGTGTTTATCTTGATGAGGAGGTTGGATGATTGGTGAATATTTTAGACCAAACACAGTAGAAGAGGCATTGTTATTATTAACCGAAAAGGGAAAGATTCGGAAACCTCTGGGCGGCGGAACCAGCTTGAGCCGGCAGGTGTCACAACATTTCGACGTAGTCGACTTGCAAAACGTTGGTTTGGATCGTATTGAGGAAAGAGGCCAAAACTTGGTGGCAGGGGCTACGCTTCGTTTTGATATGCTTTTAGCGCATCCCGGGGTTCACCCTGAGATCAAGCGAGCGATCCGTATTGATGCTTCAGAAAACAGCCGGAATATGGCTACTCTGGGCGGATGGTTGGTGAACAGCGATGGTCGTTCGTTGACGACAACCGCATTGCTGGCAATGGATGCAAATTTAACCTGGGAACCAGAGGCTGTTCAGATACGGCTTGGCGATTGGTTGCCCCTGCGCAGTCAGAATCAACCCGGCGTGTTGATAACAGAGGTGGCCTGGACCATGGGCGCAACGCTCGTTTTTGAGTATGTGGCGCGCTCTCCGAAGGACCGCCCCATCATGATTGTAGCTATGGCACAATGGGGTTCAGGCAGGACACGTGTGGCATTGGGGGGCTTTGGCGATGCGCCCATCATCGCTGTGGATGGCATAGGAGCGGATGGGGTGGATGTCGCCAGTCGGTCTGCCTGTTTAGATGCTGGAGATCAATGGGCATCTGCCGAGTACCGCAGTGAGGTCGCTGCAAAACTTGCCGTGCGTTGTGCCGCGCGTATGGATGCTATTAGAGGAAGTGGTGCCTAAGATGAAAATCATACTGAATATTAACAATCAAGACTACCCCCTTAATGTTCCTGTTGGCGAACGTTTACTGGAAACCCTGCGCAGGCTTGGCTTTTTCAGTGTCAAGTACGGCGGTTGTGAAAAAGGAGAATGCGGTGCGTGTGCCGTGCTTTTTGACGGTCGCCCGGTCAATAGCTGCACAATGTTTACAGCTCAGGCTGAAGGTCACAAAATCCAGACAGTGGAAAGCCTGGGTGAACACCCGGAACAGGGTTGGAAACGGACGCAGGGTTTGCATATTATTCAGCAAGCCTTTGTCGATACGGGCGCGATCCAGTGCGGTTACTGTACGCCAGCCATGGTATTGGTGAGCAAAGCCTTGTTAGATAAAAACCCATCGCCCTCTGAAGAGGAAATTCGTGACGCCCTTTCTGGCGTCCTGTGCCGTTGCACCGGTTATGTGAAGCCGGTTCAGGCTGTTATGCGAGCGGCGGCGATTATGAGGGGTGAAAAGGTTCCACCCATTGGTGAGCCGATGGATATTGGTGATTTATTGGATTTTGATCGGAGTGTTCCGGAAGACGGTGCACCGATGACCTCTGACGGCGGAACAATGACTGAAACGCGGGTCTTCCCGAAGATAAAGGTCGTTGATGCGCGTTCACCGTTGAAAACCGTGGGTCACGGTGAACCTAAGGTGGATGCGGTCAAACTTGTGCAGGGCAAACCAGCCTTTGCTGCAGATTTTGAAAGACGGGACATGCTGGTAGCCAAGGTGCTTCGAAGTCCCCATGCCCACGCTAACATCAAGCACATTGATACCTCGGAAGCAGAGGCGCTTCCTGGTGTAGCAGCTATTCTTACCTGGAAGGATGTTCCCCGGGTGGTCTATTCTACGGCTGGACAATCGCATCCCATTCCGGGACCGTTAGACATGTTTTCACTGGACAAAAAGGTCCGCTTTGTAGGCGATAAGGTGGCGTTTGTGGCTGCTGAAACGGCTGAGATCGCAGAAGCCGCGTTGAAATTGATCAAGGTGGAATATGAGGTCTTGCCTGCCATTATTGATCCCACGAAAGCGATGGATGAAGGCGCTGTGGTCATTCATGATGAAGAAGAATATGTCAATTTTGACGAATCTGATCCCTCGCGCAACCTGGCTGCTCAGATCCGCGTGGATATCGGCGATGTTGAACAGGGTTTTCTCGAGGCAGAGCGCATCTTTGAAGCCGAATATGTTGTACCCAAGGTTCAGCAGGCGCATATCGAACCGCATGTGGTGGTGACCTACTGGGATGAGGACGACCGCCTGGTGATTATCACCAGCACTCAGGTGCCCTTCCACGTTCGGCGCCAGATTGCTCCGGTTTTAGGTTTGCCGGTCAAGCGTATCCGGGTGATCAAACCCCGTATCGGTGGCGGTTTTGGCGGCAAGCAAGAAGTTCAGATCGAAGATGTTCCGGCACATCTGACGATTGCGACGGGACGACCTGTTATTTATGAAATGACCCGTGAGGAGGAATTTATTGGCTCCCGGGCACGTCATCCAATGCGCATTCGGTTGAAAACCGGAGTCAAGAAGGATGGCACAATTACTGCGAATGAAATGTACTGCCTGAGTGATACCGGGGCTTATGGGTGCCATGCCCTGACCGTGGCAGGAAATACCGGGCATAAGGCGATGGCGCTGTATGTCGGCGACGGACCCTACCGTCTTCAGCCCAATATCCGGTTTTATTCCGATGTTGTCTATACCAATACACCGCCTTCGGGTGCCTTCCGCGGTTACGGTGTCCCACAAGGATTCTGGCCTGTTGAACGGCACATGGAGACCATTTCAAAAGCTTTGGGCATCGATCCGATTGAATTCAGATTGAAGAATGCCCTCAGACCAGGCGAGTTGCACCCCTTCAGTACGGCTTGGAGCGAGGGACGCGAACCCAGACCTGAAAAAGTGTACACGATTGGCCTGGAAGAGTGCGTCAACCAGGGCAGGATGGCCATTGATTGGGACCATAAGTTTGGCAACGCGGCATGGCACACCATTCCTGGCAGTGAGCATTTGCGCAAGGGGATTGGAGTTGCTTTGGTGATGCAGGGAACTGCTATCCCTTACCTGGATATGGGCGGTGCCAGTATTAAAATGAATGATGACGGGTCATTTAACCTGCTGGTTGGCGCTACAGACCTGGGGACCGGTTCGGACACGGTGTTGGGCCAGATGGCAGCCGAAACCCTGGGCGTTCGTTTGGAAGATATCCTGGTGTATTCATCGGACACGGATTTCACACCATTTGATGTGGGTGCGTACGCGTCCAGCACAACGTACATCTCCGGTACGGCGGTGGTCAAAGCTGCAGAAAAGGTCGCTGAGCAGATTCGCGAACGGGCAGCCTTGATGTTTGCTGAAATGGGCGATGAGGTGGACCACAACGAGATACTGCTGGAAGATCGAAAGGCAATTGCACCTTCAGGAAATTCTATCAGTATGGAAGAGATTGCCCTGCACGCGCTGCACGCATCCGATCAGACCCAAATTATGGGAGTTGCTTCGCATGTGTCCCCGGTTGCGCCGCCGCCTTTTGCAGCGCAATTCGCTGAGGTGACTGTTGATATCGAAACCGGCATGGTTACAGTGGATAAACTGGTTATGGCTGTTGATGGTGGTGTGATCATCAACCCTGTCACAGCATCAGGTCAGGTTGAAGGCGGGATGGTACAGGCGCTGGGATACGCAGTGAGCGAAGAGATGGTCTATGATGATTTGGGACGGGCGAGGGAGCGCGACCTTGTAGACTATCACATTTTCCGCTCGGACGAAATGCCCGAACTGACGACCATTTTCGTGGAAACCTACGAACATTCACATCCTTATGGTGCAAAAGCTGTTGCGGAAATCCCGCTGGATGGAGTTGCACCGGCTGTTGGTAATGCAATATTAGATGCGTGCGGAGTCTCACTGCACGAGATCCCCGCCTTGCCCGAGAAAATCTGGAAAGCTTTAACAACCTCGGCATAAAGATGAGCTGACCTTCCGCCGATTGTTCGAATAGACACATCTGGCGGAAGGTTTGACCTCGAGGAATAATTTTTGTTCCCGGAGCTTTGAGTTTGATAGAGGATTTATGATGAACATTGTCGAGCGGTTGAATGAGGCTTTAGCTGAGGGAAAACCTGTGGTGCTGTGCACGATTGTGAACACAAAAGGTTCTGTACCGAGGCATGCAGGCACTAAAATGCTGGTTTACAGTGAAGGGCATTTTGAAGGAACGGTTGGCGGGGGTGAGGTGGAAAATCGGGTTCTTGCTGAAGCAATGGCAGCGTTCAAAGACGGAAAAACCCGCTTATTAACCTATGATATGATCGACCCGGAACGCGGTGATGCAGGCGTTTGTGGCGGGATTGTGACCGTCTTCGTGGAGCCATTTCTGACACTGCCAACAGTCGTTGTCGTTGGCGCCGGACATGTCGGGCGACCGATTGTGCACCTGGCAAAGTGGCTTGGATTTCGTGTAGTCTTAAGTGATGATCGCGAGGAGCTGTGCACCCCGGAGGAAACACCAGGGGCAGACCTTTACTTGCCATCACTTCTGAGCCAGATTCCAGAAAAATTACATTTGGATTCACGTACTTTCCTGGTGCTGGTTACCAGGGGCTCGGATGTTGATGTGGAGGGTTTGCCAGCCCTTTTAGAAACGGATGTGCCGTATATCGGTCTTATAGGTTCAAAACGGCGTTGGGCGCATACACAAGAGAGACTGATTGAGAAAGGGGTTTCGAAGGAAGCCTTGGCAAGGGTGAAATCTCCGATCGGGTTATTTATTCATGCAGAAACGCCCAATGAAATCGCCATCAGCATTATGGCTGAGATCATCGATCACTACAACCAGATGAAAAAACATTTTCAAAGCGCATAGATTGGAGTTTACACCGTATGTGGAAAAAATACATTTTAGCAGATTCAATTGAGACAGCGGTTGTAGCTTTGACCGAAGGGGAAGAAACCGCGCGGATTATCGCTGGCGGCACCGATCTGATACTTGAGCTGGAGCGTGGCACCCGTCAGGGCGTCAGCACTCTGATTGATATCACCCAAATACCTGGTCTGGATGAAATTTGGGAAGACAGTGACGGCTTGATCCACATCGGCCCATTGGTGACTCATAATCACGTGCTGGCTTCACTGCTGATCCGTGAGAAAGCCTATGCTCTCCTGCAAGCCTGTTGGGAGATAGGCTCACCACAAATCCGCAATCGAGGGACGGTCGTTGGCAATTTGGTAACGGCATCACCGGCGAACGACACCATCAGCCCTTTGATGGCTCTTAACGCAAAGCTCAGGCTGGCGTCAACGCGGGGCGAACGCATCGTCTCTCTGGAGGATTTTTACACAGGTGTACGCAAAACTGTGATGAAAAACGATGAAATCATTACGGAAGTCTTCTTCCCAGCGCCTGGTACTCACCAGGTGTCCTATTTTATTAAAACAGCCCTGCGCAAAGCCCAGGCAATCTCAGTCATTAATATCAGCCTTCTGTTGTCAATGCAGGGAGATGTGATCGAGAATGCCAGGATTACCCTGGGTGCAGCCGCTCCAACGATCATCCATGCCGAGGCAGCGGAAGTCTTTCTTGCCGGAAAACCGTTGAACGACACGGTGATTGAACAGGCGGCTGAATTGGTGGCTGAGGCAGCGTCACCGATTTCGGATTTGCGTGGCTCCGCTGATTATCGGGCGTACATGATGGGCGTAATCGCAAGACGCGCCTTGACCACTATTGCAAACGGTGTCGATAAGACACAAGTCCCGAGTGAACCGGTTTTGCTGATGGGGTCGGGTATGCATGTAAAAGCACCCAAATTGCCCTGGACGGGCGAGGAGATCCACACCTGGATCAACGGGAAGGAATACCGGTTTAAAACGGGATTTACAAAGACATTATTAAATTTGATCCGTGATGAAGCGGGTTTAACTGGCACGAAAGAAGGTTGCGCAGAAGGTGAGTGCGGCGCCTGTACGGTTTACCTGGATGGCAGGGCAGTGATGAGCTGTCTGGTACCGGCGCCCCGGGCGCATGGCGCCGAGATTGTAACGATCGAAGGTATGCGTGCTGGCGAAAAATTGCATCCGGTTCAGGAAGCTTTCATTGAACACGGCGCAGTCCAATGCGGCTTTTGCACTCCCGGGTTTGTGATGTCAGCGATCAAATTGCTCGAAGAGCGCGAAACCCCTTCACAGGCAGAGATCCAGCAGGCGATTACCGGGAACCTGTGCCGCTGTACAGGCTACTATAAGATTATTGAAGCGATTGAAAGCGCCAGCCAACGGATGCATGTTGGTGATCAGGCATAAAGCAGAACAGGAGTTAGCATGGCATATATTGGTAAATCTGTAACACGGATTGATGTCAGAGACAAAGTAACCGGAGAAGCGCTTTACCCTGCTGACTTTTTGTTGCCAGACCAGGCATATATGAAAATTCTTTTTGCAGGGCGACCTCACGCAGTAGTTAAAGCGATCGACACAACTGCGGCAGAAGCCATGCCCGGTGTTCTGGCTGTATTGACGGCAAAAGATGTGCCGGTGAACGAATACGGGTTGGGAACGAACGATCAACCTGTTTTGTGCGGACCGGGGTCATCCAAACCCTTCGCGGATCGGGTACGGTTTGTGGGCGACCAGGTGGCGCTGGTTCTGGCAGATACTGAGCAAATTGCGGCTGAAGCTTGCAAGAAGATTATCGTTGACTATGAAGACCTGCCGGTGGTTGATTCGCCAGAGGCTTCCATGGCGGATGACGCTGTCTTGCTGCATCCGAATCATGGGTCAAATGTCATTCTCGAATATCAAATTTTACATGGTGATGTGGAATCCGCATTTGGCGATTGTGATGTCATTGTAGAATGCGAATACCGCACGCCAATGCAGGAGCATGCATACCTGCAGCCTGAAGCCGGGGTCAGTTATATCGACGATGAAGGGCGGGTCACGGTTGTTGTAGCCGGTCAGTGGACGCATGAAGATCGAAAACAAATTGCCCATTCGCTGGACCTTCCCCTTGACCAGGTGCGTGTGATCTACCCGGCGATTGGCGGCGCATTTGGCGGTCGTGAAGATATGTCGGTGCAGATTGTGCTGGCGTTAGCTGCCAAATATTTACATGATCGGGGGATCAACCGACCGGTAAAAGTCGTCTGGAGCCGCGAAGAATCGATCATTGGTCATCACAAGCGCCACGCCTACAAACTGGTTGCTAAATGGGGAGCCACAAAAGATGGGAAGATCATCGCTGCCCAGGTGGATGTTACGGCTGATGGCGGTGCGTATGTGTACACATCGAACAAAGTGCTTGGCAACGCCACGTTGATGAGCATCGGCCCCTATGAGATCCCCAACGTGAAGGTGAATTCGAGGGCAGTCTATACCAACAACATTCCAGGGGGCGCTTTTCGCGGGTTTGGCGGACCGCAAGGAGCGTTTGAGGCGGAAATGCAGGTCAATCGCCTGGCAGAAGCTTTGGGTATGGACCCGGTTGAATTGAGAATGCGCAATTTGATTGAAGACGATTCGATTTTGTGCACCAATACCAAGCCCCCCAAGGGCGTGACGATTAAACCCGTGCTGGAGGCTTGTGCGACCAGGGCTGGCTGGGCTAACACGGACACAGGTTGGAACGCGCCGGCAAAAATGGGTTCCACGGATGCCCTGAAACGCGGTCGCGGCCTGGCGGTTGCTTTCAAGAACATTGGTTTTTCATTTGGTGCAAAGGAAAATTGCCATGCAAAAATTGAATTGCATGGCAAGACAGAGATTGAGCGGGTTGTGTTATATCACGCTGGTGCAGAGGTGGGTCAGGGTGCGCACACAGTTTTCAAGCAGTTTGCTGCTGAAGCCCTGGATGTTCCGCTGGAGAAAATCGATACAGTGTATTCAGACACAGCTATTACCGGTGATTCTGGCAGTGTTTCAGCATCACGAATGACCTTTATGGCGGGTAACGCAATTAAGGGAGCGGCAGATTTAGCTCTGGAGAAATGGGCAGCAGAAGAACGGCCTGCAATCGGCGATTATGTGTATTTTGCACCTCCCACTTCACGTTACGCACCTGTTACCGGGGAGTGTTATCCAAATATTTCTTATGGCTATGTATCAGAAGTGGTTGAACTGGAAGTTGATACAGAATCTGGCAATGTTCGGATATTGAAGATCTATTGTGCGGACGATGTCGGTAAGGCGATTAACCCACTGCAAGTCGTCGGTCAAATTGAAGGTGCGCTGGTCCAGGCGGTGGGATATGCCGTTCTGGAAAACTTCATCCACAAGGGTGGATACGTCCAAACCAATTTATTGTCGAATTATTTGATTCCCACGGTGTTGGATATTCCAGATGAAATAGAATCAATCATCCTGGAATACGCTGAACCTAATGGTCCTTATGGCGCACGGGGTATGGCGGAGATGCCCTATCTGCCATTAGCGCCGGCGGTGATGCATGCGATGTATGATGCAACCGGGGTGTGGTTTAACGAATTTCCCCTCACACCGGAACGGGTGCTGCGGGGATTGGGAAAAATTAAATGAAACCTTTTGTGCTCATCTGGGGCGGAGGCGACCTGGCAAGCGGGGTTGCGATTCGATTGCATCGGGTGGGCATTCTTGTATTCGTTGTAGAAACCGCCCAACCAACGGCAGTGCGGCGTTCGGTTGCCTTTGCACAGGCAGTTTACGATGGTGAAACAACGATCGAAGGCACGGTCGGACGATTGATCGCATATCCAGAGGAGATGATCTCCTGCTGGAAGGAGGGAGCGGTGCCGGTCATGGTTGACCCCGAACTGGAATTGATTTCAGTTTTCAAACCGTTGGTGCTCGTCGATGGGCGTATGCGAAAAACCCGCGAGGTTCTTTCCCTGGATATGGCGCAATTGGTGGTTGGGTTAGGACCAGGATTTACCGCGGGTGAGAACTGCCATGCAGCGATTGAAACGAATCGAGGACATTTTCTGGGTCGGGTTTACTGGCAGGGCAGTCCGCAAGCAAATACCGGCATTCCGGGGAAGATCGAGGGTTATACTCGGGAGCGGGTGTTATATGCCCCGACTGATGGTATTGTTCAGACCCTGGTTGATTTTGGTGATCATGTGCAGCCAGGTGACCCGGTGTTGATGATCGGAGATCAGACCATAAAGGCGCCTCTTGCGGGCGTCGTGCGTGGACTGATCCACCCAGGTATTTGGGTTAAGCATGGCACAAAGGTCGCCGATATTGATCCGCGACCTGAGGATTTTCGTTGCAGGGCAGTTTCAGAAAAAGCCCTGGCAATCGGCGGTGGGGTTTTGGAGGCAATTTTGACCAAACCTGAAATCCGTGCTGCCCTGTGGAATGAATAAGACCAATGGACCTGAGGCTGGCGCTCGGATTAACCGGTGCTGAGACGATTGCCTTTACAGGTGCTGGCGGGAAAACCAGCGCCATGGCAACCCTGGCCAGGGAACTGCTGCCGCCTGTGGTGATGACCACTACCACGCACCTGGGAAAGTGGCAGGGGGGGATCGCCCAGCAGCATATCATCATCACGTCGCCTGGGGCATTGAAGAAAAGTGATTTTTTGGGCTCGGAAACGATCCTGGTCACCGGTCCACCCGGTAAGGATGAACGTTGGGGAAGCCTTAATCCGGAATCGCTTGAGAAACTCTCCCGGATATGCCGTGAAAACGAGATACCTTTGCTGATTGAAGCGGATGGTGCTCGTCAACGCCCGCTTAAAGCGCCTGCAGGTTACGAACCGGCGATTCCACCCTGGGTTGACCGAGTGGTGGTCATGGCCGGACTGGGTGGCTTAAAAAGACGATTGAATGCGGATACGGTTCACAGGCCAGAGTTGTTTTCACAGATAACCGGCTTGAGGATGGGGGAAGAAATCAAAGTAGAGCATGTGGAACGAGTGTTGCGCTCAACTTCAGGGGGCTTGAAAGGGATACCAGATGGGGCGCGCCGAGTTCTGTTCTTGAACCAGGCAGAGGATTTGGTTTGTAAAGCCCAGGGAAACAGGCTGGCAAATGCACTGGAGGATGTATACCAGCGGGTGCTGATTGGTTTGCTGGCACAGCCAAACGCAGACGGACCGGTGTTCAGTGCGCACAGCCAAACGGCTGGAATTATCCTCGCTGCCGGCGGTAGTGAGCGATTGGGAGTGCCCAAACAGCTTTTAGACTGGTTTGGAAAACCGTTTATCGTCCAGGTGGCGCAAACTGCGCTAACGGCTGGACTATTCCCGGTGGTCGTGGTTACCGGCGCCCACCAGGCTGAAATAGAGACGGCTTTGGCAGACCTGCCGGTCAGGTGTGTGCACAACCCTGATTGGGCGTCGGGGCAAGCATCATCGCTGAAGGCTGGCTTGAAATCCCTGCCTGACCATTGTGATTGCGCCATGTTTTTGCTCAGCGATCAGCCCCAAATTACATCGCATTTGGTCCGTCAGTTAATTGAGCGACATCATGCCGTGCGTGCACCGATTACCGCTCCGATGATTCGCGAGCGTCGGGGAAACCCGGTGCTGTTTGCCAGCCAAACTTTTGGCGCGTTACGGGAGGTCAGCGGTGATCAGGGCGGGCGTGCCATATTTAATGCTTTTAAAGTGGACTATCTTCCCTGGATTGATGTGCGTGC from Brevefilum fermentans encodes:
- a CDS encoding FAD binding domain-containing protein, whose translation is MWKKYILADSIETAVVALTEGEETARIIAGGTDLILELERGTRQGVSTLIDITQIPGLDEIWEDSDGLIHIGPLVTHNHVLASLLIREKAYALLQACWEIGSPQIRNRGTVVGNLVTASPANDTISPLMALNAKLRLASTRGERIVSLEDFYTGVRKTVMKNDEIITEVFFPAPGTHQVSYFIKTALRKAQAISVINISLLLSMQGDVIENARITLGAAAPTIIHAEAAEVFLAGKPLNDTVIEQAAELVAEAASPISDLRGSADYRAYMMGVIARRALTTIANGVDKTQVPSEPVLLMGSGMHVKAPKLPWTGEEIHTWINGKEYRFKTGFTKTLLNLIRDEAGLTGTKEGCAEGECGACTVYLDGRAVMSCLVPAPRAHGAEIVTIEGMRAGEKLHPVQEAFIEHGAVQCGFCTPGFVMSAIKLLEERETPSQAEIQQAITGNLCRCTGYYKIIEAIESASQRMHVGDQA
- a CDS encoding FAD binding domain-containing protein → MIGEYFRPNTVEEALLLLTEKGKIRKPLGGGTSLSRQVSQHFDVVDLQNVGLDRIEERGQNLVAGATLRFDMLLAHPGVHPEIKRAIRIDASENSRNMATLGGWLVNSDGRSLTTTALLAMDANLTWEPEAVQIRLGDWLPLRSQNQPGVLITEVAWTMGATLVFEYVARSPKDRPIMIVAMAQWGSGRTRVALGGFGDAPIIAVDGIGADGVDVASRSACLDAGDQWASAEYRSEVAAKLAVRCAARMDAIRGSGA
- a CDS encoding PaaI family thioesterase, which produces MKLTEKQPGSKSCFVCGRENLAGLKLEFYMIEPGKVCSYFNLHEHYEGYPGAIHGGIIAAILDECGGRAQMIEPNRFIVTAQLCVRYRRPVPSRTDLVVYGVAGERRGRVSFASSEIQSMDGKILADAELVLMDIPESQFTDVDLEAMGWRVYLDEEVG
- a CDS encoding xanthine dehydrogenase family protein molybdopterin-binding subunit, which translates into the protein MAYIGKSVTRIDVRDKVTGEALYPADFLLPDQAYMKILFAGRPHAVVKAIDTTAAEAMPGVLAVLTAKDVPVNEYGLGTNDQPVLCGPGSSKPFADRVRFVGDQVALVLADTEQIAAEACKKIIVDYEDLPVVDSPEASMADDAVLLHPNHGSNVILEYQILHGDVESAFGDCDVIVECEYRTPMQEHAYLQPEAGVSYIDDEGRVTVVVAGQWTHEDRKQIAHSLDLPLDQVRVIYPAIGGAFGGREDMSVQIVLALAAKYLHDRGINRPVKVVWSREESIIGHHKRHAYKLVAKWGATKDGKIIAAQVDVTADGGAYVYTSNKVLGNATLMSIGPYEIPNVKVNSRAVYTNNIPGGAFRGFGGPQGAFEAEMQVNRLAEALGMDPVELRMRNLIEDDSILCTNTKPPKGVTIKPVLEACATRAGWANTDTGWNAPAKMGSTDALKRGRGLAVAFKNIGFSFGAKENCHAKIELHGKTEIERVVLYHAGAEVGQGAHTVFKQFAAEALDVPLEKIDTVYSDTAITGDSGSVSASRMTFMAGNAIKGAADLALEKWAAEERPAIGDYVYFAPPTSRYAPVTGECYPNISYGYVSEVVELEVDTESGNVRILKIYCADDVGKAINPLQVVGQIEGALVQAVGYAVLENFIHKGGYVQTNLLSNYLIPTVLDIPDEIESIILEYAEPNGPYGARGMAEMPYLPLAPAVMHAMYDATGVWFNEFPLTPERVLRGLGKIK
- a CDS encoding LLM class flavin-dependent oxidoreductase encodes the protein MTIERVALYLQDAHDLRDGLDFVKYAEERGFEAVWQAESRLVRDAIVPMAAYAAVTEEIKVGSGVINNWTRNIGLLAATFLTLDDLAPNRIICGIGAWWDPLAKNVGILRKSPMTAMEETVTVLRRLLNMERVSFDGEYVHVSGIELDVVHGRREPRNVPIMIGATGPKMMELTGKIADGAVLNYCVPPEYNEQAIDELKKGLKASGRTLDDLDRPQLVVCSVDEDREKAIDTSRELLTQYLAQQPHIAKASGVSMDIVHEIQSILGWPATHEQIQQAKHLVPDELIHRITASGTPDEARVKVQEYINNGATCPILYPVGGNVKVLIDTFATK
- a CDS encoding XdhC family protein, coding for MMNIVERLNEALAEGKPVVLCTIVNTKGSVPRHAGTKMLVYSEGHFEGTVGGGEVENRVLAEAMAAFKDGKTRLLTYDMIDPERGDAGVCGGIVTVFVEPFLTLPTVVVVGAGHVGRPIVHLAKWLGFRVVLSDDREELCTPEETPGADLYLPSLLSQIPEKLHLDSRTFLVLVTRGSDVDVEGLPALLETDVPYIGLIGSKRRWAHTQERLIEKGVSKEALARVKSPIGLFIHAETPNEIAISIMAEIIDHYNQMKKHFQSA
- a CDS encoding molybdopterin-dependent oxidoreductase, whose translation is MKIILNINNQDYPLNVPVGERLLETLRRLGFFSVKYGGCEKGECGACAVLFDGRPVNSCTMFTAQAEGHKIQTVESLGEHPEQGWKRTQGLHIIQQAFVDTGAIQCGYCTPAMVLVSKALLDKNPSPSEEEIRDALSGVLCRCTGYVKPVQAVMRAAAIMRGEKVPPIGEPMDIGDLLDFDRSVPEDGAPMTSDGGTMTETRVFPKIKVVDARSPLKTVGHGEPKVDAVKLVQGKPAFAADFERRDMLVAKVLRSPHAHANIKHIDTSEAEALPGVAAILTWKDVPRVVYSTAGQSHPIPGPLDMFSLDKKVRFVGDKVAFVAAETAEIAEAALKLIKVEYEVLPAIIDPTKAMDEGAVVIHDEEEYVNFDESDPSRNLAAQIRVDIGDVEQGFLEAERIFEAEYVVPKVQQAHIEPHVVVTYWDEDDRLVIITSTQVPFHVRRQIAPVLGLPVKRIRVIKPRIGGGFGGKQEVQIEDVPAHLTIATGRPVIYEMTREEEFIGSRARHPMRIRLKTGVKKDGTITANEMYCLSDTGAYGCHALTVAGNTGHKAMALYVGDGPYRLQPNIRFYSDVVYTNTPPSGAFRGYGVPQGFWPVERHMETISKALGIDPIEFRLKNALRPGELHPFSTAWSEGREPRPEKVYTIGLEECVNQGRMAIDWDHKFGNAAWHTIPGSEHLRKGIGVALVMQGTAIPYLDMGGASIKMNDDGSFNLLVGATDLGTGSDTVLGQMAAETLGVRLEDILVYSSDTDFTPFDVGAYASSTTYISGTAVVKAAEKVAEQIRERAALMFAEMGDEVDHNEILLEDRKAIAPSGNSISMEEIALHALHASDQTQIMGVASHVSPVAPPPFAAQFAEVTVDIETGMVTVDKLVMAVDGGVIINPVTASGQVEGGMVQALGYAVSEEMVYDDLGRARERDLVDYHIFRSDEMPELTTIFVETYEHSHPYGAKAVAEIPLDGVAPAVGNAILDACGVSLHEIPALPEKIWKALTTSA